The following proteins are co-located in the Flectobacillus major DSM 103 genome:
- the rplM gene encoding 50S ribosomal protein L13 yields the protein MDTLSYKTISANKATAEKGWVIVDAENQIVGRLTSEIAKVLRGKHKPSYTPHVDCGDNVIVINADKIRFTGKKMTDKVYTRHTGYPGGQRFATPREVLNKNPKGVVEAAVKGMLPKNRLGRRLFTNLYVYAGSEHPHAAQQPKEIKF from the coding sequence GTGGATACTTTAAGTTACAAAACCATCTCAGCTAACAAAGCTACCGCAGAAAAGGGATGGGTTATCGTAGATGCAGAAAACCAAATCGTAGGTCGTTTGACTTCTGAGATTGCTAAAGTCTTACGTGGTAAACACAAACCAAGCTACACACCGCATGTTGACTGTGGTGACAACGTTATCGTTATCAATGCCGATAAAATTCGTTTTACTGGTAAAAAAATGACAGATAAAGTTTACACTCGTCACACGGGTTATCCTGGTGGACAGCGTTTTGCTACGCCAAGAGAGGTGTTGAACAAAAACCCTAAAGGAGTTGTTGAAGCCGCTGTAAAAGGTATGCTTCCTAAAAACCGTTTAGGCCGTCGTTTGTTTACTAACTTGTATGTATATGCTGGTTCTGAACATCCACACGCAGCTCAACAACCAAAAGAAATCAAATTCTAA
- the rpsI gene encoding 30S ribosomal protein S9: MAEVTNTLGRRKTAVARIYMTPGKGEIIVNGREIKEYFPSEILQIIVNQPFALTKTEGTYDVKVNVDGGGIKGQAEAIRLAISRAIQEIDSELRPALKKEGFLTRDPRMVERKKPGRRKARRKFQFSKR; the protein is encoded by the coding sequence ATGGCAGAAGTAACTAATACATTAGGAAGAAGAAAAACGGCTGTTGCTCGCATCTACATGACTCCAGGTAAGGGCGAGATTATTGTAAACGGTCGTGAAATTAAAGAATACTTTCCATCAGAAATTTTACAAATTATCGTAAACCAACCTTTCGCTTTGACAAAAACTGAAGGTACTTATGATGTTAAAGTAAACGTAGATGGTGGTGGTATCAAAGGACAAGCTGAAGCTATCCGTTTGGCTATTTCTAGAGCAATCCAAGAAATTGACAGCGAATTGCGTCCTGCATTGAAGAAAGAAGGCTTCTTGACTCGTGACCCACGTATGGTTGAACGTAAAAAACCAGGTCGTCGTAAGGCACGTCGTAAGTTCCAATTCTCGAAACGTTAA
- the rpsB gene encoding 30S ribosomal protein S2: MAQLEYKNLLDAGVHFGHLTRKWDPRMAPYIFMEKNGIHILDLNKTLACLDEACTAIKAIVRSGRKVMFVATKKQAQEIVSEEARRLKMPYVTDRWLGGMLTNFATVRKSIKKMGQIEKMLKDEETVKALAKRERLMMTRDKEKMERVLGGITDLTRLPAALFVVDVKREHIAVAEAKRLGIPVFAMCDTNSNPDLVDFPVPSNDDAYKSIALITLAIGKAIEEGLMERKQDKDDARIAEEEEAKRIAEEEEASREAAKLAAKYEKEEEA, from the coding sequence ATGGCACAATTAGAATATAAAAATCTATTGGATGCTGGTGTTCACTTTGGACACTTAACACGCAAGTGGGATCCAAGAATGGCTCCATATATCTTCATGGAGAAAAACGGTATCCACATCCTTGATTTGAACAAGACTTTGGCTTGTTTGGATGAAGCATGTACGGCTATCAAAGCTATCGTTCGTTCTGGACGTAAAGTAATGTTCGTAGCAACAAAGAAACAAGCTCAAGAAATTGTTTCTGAAGAAGCTCGTCGTTTGAAAATGCCTTACGTAACTGACCGTTGGTTGGGTGGTATGTTGACAAACTTTGCAACTGTTCGTAAATCTATCAAGAAGATGGGACAGATTGAAAAGATGTTGAAAGATGAAGAAACAGTAAAGGCATTGGCTAAACGTGAGCGTTTGATGATGACTCGTGACAAAGAGAAAATGGAAAGAGTATTGGGCGGTATTACCGACTTAACTCGTCTTCCTGCTGCTTTGTTTGTAGTTGACGTTAAGCGTGAGCACATTGCTGTTGCAGAAGCAAAACGTTTGGGTATTCCAGTTTTCGCTATGTGCGATACTAACTCGAACCCAGATTTAGTAGACTTCCCAGTACCGTCAAATGACGATGCTTACAAATCAATCGCTTTGATTACTTTGGCTATCGGTAAAGCAATCGAAGAAGGTTTGATGGAACGCAAACAAGATAAAGACGATGCTCGTATTGCCGAAGAAGAAGAAGCAAAACGTATTGCTGAAGAAGAAGAGGCATCTCGCGAAGCAGCTAAGTTAGCAGCTAAATACGAAAAAGAAGAAGAAGCTTAG
- the tsf gene encoding translation elongation factor Ts — MAITAADVNKLRQMTGAGMMDCKKALTEANGDFEAAIDILRKAGQKVAAKRADNATNEGIVLIAISEDGSNGKLVALACETEPVSKVADFTNLGASLLAAAVATNAATKEEVLAAQLSDGRTAEEHIIELTGKIGEKINIAGYESVTAEKVVSYVHSNNKIGVLVAFANTSGADVLEVGRDIAMQITAMKPVALDKDGVDAATIEREIEVGREQARAEGKPEAMLDKIATGRLEKFYKESTLLNQQFVKDSSINIKQLLEQTQKGLTITAFKRVALA, encoded by the coding sequence ATGGCTATTACAGCAGCAGACGTTAATAAACTAAGACAAATGACAGGTGCGGGCATGATGGATTGCAAAAAAGCCCTTACCGAAGCAAATGGCGATTTTGAAGCCGCTATTGATATTCTTCGTAAAGCAGGACAAAAAGTAGCTGCTAAACGTGCCGATAACGCTACAAACGAAGGTATTGTTTTGATTGCTATCAGCGAAGACGGTTCTAATGGTAAATTAGTTGCTTTGGCTTGCGAAACTGAGCCAGTTTCTAAAGTTGCAGATTTTACTAACTTAGGCGCTTCTTTATTGGCTGCGGCAGTTGCTACTAACGCTGCTACTAAAGAGGAAGTTTTGGCTGCTCAATTGTCGGATGGACGTACTGCAGAAGAACATATTATTGAATTAACTGGTAAAATTGGTGAAAAAATCAATATTGCTGGTTATGAAAGCGTAACTGCTGAGAAAGTAGTTTCTTACGTTCACTCAAACAACAAAATCGGTGTATTGGTAGCATTTGCTAACACTTCTGGTGCTGATGTATTAGAAGTTGGTAGAGATATCGCTATGCAAATCACTGCTATGAAACCAGTAGCTTTGGATAAAGATGGCGTTGATGCTGCTACAATCGAACGTGAAATTGAAGTTGGTAGAGAACAAGCTCGTGCTGAAGGTAAGCCAGAAGCAATGTTAGATAAAATTGCAACAGGTAGATTAGAGAAATTCTATAAAGAATCTACTTTGTTGAACCAACAGTTTGTAAAAGATTCTTCTATCAATATCAAACAGTTGTTGGAACAAACTCAGAAAGGATTGACTATTACTGCATTCAAGCGTGTAGCTTTAGCATAA
- a CDS encoding RNA polymerase sigma factor produces the protein MKVNLKKETDEKLVKLFIETQKNIYFEQLYDRYSDKVYRKCLSFVKDEAKAEDFAHDIFLKLVLNIASYKESAKFSTWLYSITYNYCIDQTRLAKRYSESPLDDNFDLEEDFEEAELAELEATKLRKAMTQIQPEEKSILMMKYQDDLTIKEISESLEISESAVKMRLLRAKEKIRKAYLESTLIWGVVIAKLLSLLFRND, from the coding sequence ATGAAAGTAAATCTAAAAAAAGAGACTGATGAAAAACTCGTAAAGCTCTTTATTGAAACACAAAAGAATATCTATTTTGAACAATTATATGATAGATACTCAGACAAAGTTTACCGCAAATGCTTATCCTTTGTAAAGGATGAAGCCAAAGCGGAAGATTTTGCTCACGATATTTTCTTGAAATTGGTACTCAATATTGCCTCTTACAAAGAGAGTGCAAAGTTTTCGACTTGGCTATATTCTATTACATATAATTATTGTATCGATCAGACTCGTTTAGCCAAACGATATTCCGAATCACCACTTGATGATAATTTTGATTTGGAAGAAGACTTTGAAGAGGCCGAATTAGCCGAACTCGAAGCAACCAAGCTTCGTAAAGCAATGACTCAGATTCAGCCAGAGGAAAAATCTATCTTGATGATGAAATATCAAGACGATTTAACGATCAAAGAAATATCTGAAAGCTTGGAAATTTCGGAAAGTGCTGTGAAAATGCGCCTTTTACGAGCCAAAGAAAAAATAAGAAAAGCATACCTAGAAAGTACCTTGATTTGGGGTGTTGTAATTGCAAAACTTCTGAGCTTATTATTTCGGAATGACTAA
- a CDS encoding mechanosensitive ion channel family protein, producing the protein MPNIQDILIDTFRKLLEQLTGFVPKLIGAVILLVIGSLVAKLVAKILKTALEKSGFDKLGDKLNKIDVIKRFGELKLSTIVSKVLYYFILLVFITASTETLGMQVLTDMVASLVNLIPKLIASAILLFAGVMIADALKNTVVNLCLSFKIDSGKLLGNIVFFFFLVIALIAALKQAGIETSLLESSFNLIIGGVILAFAVGYGMASRDVLTNILSNFYSKNKFKEGQVIAIDGTKGTIISIDTTTLTLQTGETQTILPLNLLQKEKIEVFEEIV; encoded by the coding sequence ATGCCAAACATTCAAGACATCCTAATCGATACTTTCCGAAAATTATTAGAACAACTTACTGGATTTGTACCCAAGCTAATTGGTGCCGTTATATTGTTAGTAATAGGCTCGCTTGTGGCTAAATTAGTTGCAAAAATACTAAAAACAGCTCTCGAAAAATCAGGCTTTGATAAGCTAGGCGATAAGCTTAATAAAATTGATGTTATCAAGCGTTTTGGCGAACTAAAATTAAGTACGATTGTATCCAAAGTATTATACTATTTTATTCTATTAGTATTTATAACAGCCTCGACCGAAACCCTTGGCATGCAAGTACTGACAGATATGGTAGCATCTTTGGTTAACTTAATCCCTAAATTAATAGCATCGGCTATTTTGCTGTTTGCTGGAGTAATGATTGCCGATGCCCTTAAAAATACTGTCGTTAATTTGTGCTTGTCATTCAAAATAGACTCAGGTAAATTACTTGGAAATATTGTGTTTTTCTTCTTCTTAGTAATAGCTCTTATTGCTGCTCTTAAGCAAGCTGGAATTGAAACGAGTTTGCTAGAATCAAGCTTTAATTTGATTATAGGAGGAGTTATTTTGGCTTTTGCCGTAGGATACGGGATGGCATCGCGTGACGTTTTGACCAATATTTTGTCTAATTTCTATAGTAAAAATAAATTCAAAGAAGGACAGGTGATAGCTATAGATGGAACAAAAGGGACAATTATCTCTATTGATACAACTACACTCACTTTGCAAACAGGAGAAACCCAAACTATTTTACCTCTTAATCTTCTTCAGAAAGAAAAAATTGAGGTTTTTGAAGAGATTGTATAA
- a CDS encoding DUF3078 domain-containing protein produces MLKKIIISLSLLLCSFLSNAQEVKRDTSYWKKKTSFGTTFNQASFNGPWQTVQGARGSVGLNVFFNAKGEYNKAKVNWVNDLQLQYGLLDNGNGLRKTIDRVFFDTKLGQKFAPEWLFFANFNFQTQFTKGYNYDAGPEVINPDGTSYKEDVLVSNLFSPAFITESIGFEWKPSKMFNMTFAPGALRQTIVADKKIALSKPGERYGVPDGQTIRNEVALMQIVANLDKDIAKNINLKCRYAAFIKYNNLGAIDNRLDAKFTAKVNKYISTTFDVIVLYFQDQSTQVQVAQNLGVGLLYTFP; encoded by the coding sequence ATGTTAAAAAAAATTATTATATCACTCTCATTATTATTATGCAGTTTTCTTTCAAATGCTCAAGAAGTTAAACGTGACACATCGTATTGGAAGAAAAAAACATCTTTTGGAACAACCTTCAACCAGGCTAGTTTTAATGGCCCTTGGCAAACTGTACAAGGAGCAAGAGGCTCGGTTGGGCTCAATGTATTTTTTAATGCTAAAGGAGAATACAATAAAGCTAAGGTAAACTGGGTCAACGACTTGCAGCTTCAATATGGCCTTTTAGATAATGGCAATGGCCTTAGAAAAACAATCGACAGGGTATTCTTTGATACAAAATTAGGTCAGAAATTTGCTCCTGAATGGCTGTTTTTTGCCAACTTCAACTTCCAAACACAATTTACTAAAGGGTATAATTACGATGCTGGCCCTGAAGTAATCAACCCCGACGGTACATCTTATAAAGAAGATGTCTTGGTGTCAAACTTATTTTCACCAGCTTTTATTACTGAGTCGATAGGTTTTGAATGGAAGCCCTCTAAAATGTTCAATATGACATTTGCCCCTGGTGCATTACGACAAACCATTGTAGCCGATAAAAAAATCGCATTGTCAAAACCTGGTGAGCGATATGGCGTACCAGATGGCCAAACTATCCGCAATGAGGTAGCATTGATGCAAATTGTGGCAAACCTAGACAAAGATATTGCCAAGAATATCAATCTTAAATGTCGATATGCAGCCTTCATCAAATACAATAATTTAGGGGCAATTGATAACCGACTCGACGCTAAGTTTACAGCAAAAGTAAATAAATATATCAGTACAACTTTTGATGTCATTGTCTTGTATTTTCAAGACCAAAGTACTCAGGTACAAGTGGCACAAAATTTGGGCGTAGGGCTTCTATATACCTTTCCTTGA
- the mscL gene encoding large conductance mechanosensitive channel protein MscL, whose protein sequence is MLKEFQSFIAKGNVLDLAIGVVIGGAFAKITTSVVEDILMPVVGLFLGGIDFSHWKIVLKAANQATSQSEVALNFGNFIQIVVQFLIISWVLFIIVKAANKAGLTQQTSS, encoded by the coding sequence ATGTTAAAAGAATTTCAGAGTTTTATTGCCAAAGGTAATGTCCTTGATTTAGCAATAGGGGTTGTTATTGGAGGGGCATTTGCTAAAATCACAACTTCGGTAGTCGAAGATATTTTGATGCCCGTAGTGGGGCTATTTTTAGGTGGTATTGATTTTTCGCACTGGAAAATTGTCCTAAAAGCAGCAAATCAGGCTACTAGTCAATCAGAAGTTGCTTTAAATTTTGGTAATTTCATACAAATTGTTGTACAGTTTTTAATCATCTCTTGGGTTCTTTTTATTATCGTAAAAGCTGCTAACAAAGCAGGATTAACCCAACAGACATCAAGTTAG
- the murD gene encoding UDP-N-acetylmuramoyl-L-alanine--D-glutamate ligase, protein MKIVILGGGESGVGAALLAKSKGYEVFLSDKGVLSDKYKETLEQHGIPYEEGQHNEEFILDADEIIKSPGIPDKVELIKKLKSLRKPIISEIEFAARYTKAKIVAITGSNGKTTTTLLTYHILKNAGLNVGLAGNVGESFAKQVIDDTFDYFVLELSSFQLDNCFNFKADVAILLNITPDHLDRYDYSFQKYIESKFRVLQNMTASDDFIYFQESEALAKELNEKTFPVNPLPVSIQAPVSQGGAVVDGILSVHYKNDSFSIATERLPIKGTHNGINAACAILAAKSLGISNEKIEEGLLTFKSVEHRLEPAGIINGVNFVNDSKATNVDSVFYALGSFDTPIILIMGGVDKGNDYSQIEELVKDKVKALVCMGKDNHKLFDFFGKKVPLIFDTNNIKDAVKLGLDLGNEGDVVLLSPACASFDLFKNYEDRGRQFKQAVAELANTTA, encoded by the coding sequence ATGAAAATCGTAATTTTAGGAGGTGGTGAAAGTGGAGTAGGTGCTGCGTTGTTAGCCAAAAGTAAAGGTTATGAGGTTTTTTTGTCGGATAAAGGGGTTTTATCTGATAAATATAAAGAAACACTCGAACAACACGGAATTCCTTATGAAGAAGGCCAGCACAATGAGGAGTTTATCTTAGATGCCGACGAAATTATCAAAAGCCCCGGTATTCCTGATAAAGTAGAGCTAATCAAAAAACTGAAATCGTTAAGAAAGCCGATTATTTCTGAAATTGAGTTTGCTGCACGTTATACCAAAGCCAAAATTGTTGCTATTACAGGAAGTAATGGCAAAACTACTACAACCTTACTAACCTATCATATCCTGAAAAATGCAGGACTCAATGTTGGCTTGGCTGGCAATGTAGGCGAAAGCTTTGCCAAACAGGTTATTGACGACACCTTTGATTATTTTGTATTAGAGCTATCGAGTTTTCAATTAGACAACTGCTTCAACTTCAAAGCCGATGTAGCTATTTTGCTTAATATTACCCCCGACCATTTGGATAGATATGATTATAGTTTTCAGAAATATATCGAGTCAAAATTTAGGGTTTTGCAAAATATGACTGCCAGCGACGATTTTATATATTTTCAAGAAAGCGAAGCCTTGGCCAAGGAACTCAACGAAAAAACATTTCCTGTAAATCCTCTGCCTGTGTCTATTCAAGCCCCTGTATCGCAGGGCGGAGCCGTTGTTGATGGTATTTTGAGTGTTCATTACAAAAACGATAGCTTTAGTATTGCTACCGAACGCTTGCCGATCAAGGGTACTCACAATGGTATCAATGCTGCCTGTGCTATTCTGGCTGCTAAATCGTTGGGAATTAGCAACGAAAAAATAGAAGAAGGGTTATTAACCTTCAAAAGTGTTGAGCATCGCCTTGAACCTGCTGGTATTATCAATGGCGTAAACTTTGTCAACGATTCAAAAGCTACCAATGTTGATTCTGTCTTTTATGCTTTAGGCAGTTTTGATACTCCTATTATTTTAATTATGGGAGGTGTCGATAAAGGAAATGATTATTCACAAATCGAAGAACTGGTAAAAGATAAAGTTAAAGCTCTGGTGTGCATGGGCAAAGACAATCATAAATTGTTTGATTTTTTTGGCAAAAAAGTCCCCCTTATTTTTGATACCAACAATATCAAAGATGCCGTAAAATTAGGCTTAGATTTGGGCAACGAAGGCGATGTCGTATTGCTGTCGCCTGCTTGTGCAAGCTTTGATTTATTCAAAAATTATGAAGATAGAGGTCGGCAGTTTAAGCAGGCTGTAGCAGAACTGGCCAATACTACAGCGTAG
- a CDS encoding FtsW/RodA/SpoVE family cell cycle protein: MMTAWLKENLKGDYQIWTIVAFLSIISIIVVFSATGKLAILSGSGTFSFLIKHSALVVGSLVAMWFFHTIDYHKLSLYSSFGVVLSILLLLYAYKFGVSINDARRWVRLPFIGMTFMPSDLAKLSLITNLAAMLARRQHVQYTFQELFPMIAKIILVCTGIALTNVSTSILLFLTCFMLMYFGRVPKEYLLVSIVGIFISGTILVMTGTGSRIETARSRIVNYLDGVRGKKKKDADKDADYQIERSFYAIANGGITGKGPGKSQQRYFLSQADSDFVYSIIIEEWGMIGGVTVLGLYLWLLYRGMKAVDSSGRAFGGLLSAGLTFSLVIQAMINMGVATGVGPVTGQPLPLLSWGGSSLIFTGITVGIIISVSRDKVKDAVL, translated from the coding sequence ATGATGACAGCTTGGTTAAAGGAAAACCTAAAAGGTGATTATCAAATTTGGACAATAGTTGCCTTTTTGTCAATCATTAGTATTATAGTAGTATTTAGTGCTACAGGTAAGCTGGCTATTTTGTCGGGTAGCGGTACATTCTCATTTTTAATCAAACACAGTGCGTTAGTTGTGGGAAGTTTGGTAGCTATGTGGTTTTTTCATACCATAGACTACCATAAATTATCGCTATATTCTAGTTTTGGGGTAGTGCTATCAATCTTATTATTGCTTTATGCGTATAAGTTTGGCGTATCTATTAATGATGCCCGTAGATGGGTACGTCTGCCTTTTATAGGTATGACCTTCATGCCTTCCGATTTAGCCAAACTCTCGCTTATCACCAATCTGGCAGCTATGTTGGCTCGTCGCCAGCATGTACAGTATACTTTTCAAGAACTGTTTCCTATGATTGCCAAAATTATTTTGGTATGTACAGGGATTGCTCTCACCAATGTATCCACTTCTATATTGCTTTTCTTGACATGTTTTATGTTGATGTATTTTGGGCGTGTGCCTAAAGAGTATCTACTTGTTTCGATCGTCGGTATATTTATATCGGGAACAATTCTGGTAATGACAGGAACAGGTAGCCGTATCGAAACAGCCCGAAGCAGGATTGTAAATTATTTGGACGGAGTAAGGGGTAAAAAGAAAAAAGATGCTGATAAAGATGCCGATTATCAGATAGAAAGGAGCTTCTATGCTATTGCCAATGGTGGTATTACAGGAAAAGGGCCAGGAAAAAGCCAGCAACGGTACTTCTTATCTCAGGCCGACTCCGATTTTGTTTATTCTATTATCATTGAAGAATGGGGCATGATAGGAGGGGTCACTGTATTAGGCTTGTATTTATGGCTTTTGTATCGGGGTATGAAGGCCGTGGATAGTTCTGGTCGAGCCTTTGGCGGGCTACTATCGGCAGGACTAACCTTTAGCCTAGTGATTCAGGCCATGATCAATATGGGAGTAGCCACAGGCGTAGGGCCAGTAACAGGGCAGCCTTTACCACTGCTGAGCTGGGGAGGAAGTTCGCTGATTTTTACAGGTATTACCGTTGGAATTATTATTTCAGTAAGTCGTGATAAAGTGAAAGATGCAGTACTATAA
- the murG gene encoding undecaprenyldiphospho-muramoylpentapeptide beta-N-acetylglucosaminyltransferase, which produces MKTPKVIISGGGTGGHIYPAIAIANALKEINPAIEILFVGAEGKMEMEKVPKAGYEIIGLPIAGINRSSILANLSFPAKLISSLSKARQVVKDFQPDVAVGVGGYASGPLLLMASWMDVPYLIQEQNSYAGVTNKFLAKKAQKICVAYPKMEQFFPASKIQMTGNPVRKDILDVASKRQQALAHFGLQAHKQTVLVIGGSQGARTINESIDGGLTTLVNAGYQVVWQTGKLYIDRARTTADVFKGKVFVSDFIYEMDLAYAVADIVVSRAGALSVSELCLAGKPSILVPLPTAAEDHQTMNALSLVNNDAAILVKDIHAREELVKATIALLQNQAKQQELATNILKLAKPEAAHEIATQVLQLIK; this is translated from the coding sequence TTGAAAACGCCAAAAGTTATTATTTCGGGAGGAGGCACAGGTGGCCATATTTATCCTGCCATAGCCATTGCAAATGCACTCAAAGAGATTAATCCAGCAATCGAAATATTGTTTGTAGGAGCTGAAGGTAAAATGGAAATGGAGAAAGTTCCTAAAGCAGGATATGAAATTATCGGTTTGCCTATTGCAGGAATTAACCGTTCGAGTATCCTTGCAAATTTATCTTTTCCTGCCAAACTTATATCGAGCCTTTCAAAAGCTCGGCAAGTAGTCAAAGATTTTCAGCCCGATGTAGCAGTAGGTGTAGGAGGCTATGCTTCGGGGCCTTTGTTATTGATGGCTTCGTGGATGGACGTACCGTATTTGATACAAGAACAAAATTCGTATGCAGGAGTAACCAATAAGTTTTTGGCTAAAAAAGCACAGAAGATATGTGTGGCATATCCTAAAATGGAACAGTTTTTCCCTGCTTCAAAAATCCAAATGACGGGTAACCCCGTACGAAAAGACATACTGGATGTTGCATCAAAGCGACAACAAGCTCTTGCTCATTTTGGGTTACAGGCTCACAAACAAACCGTATTGGTTATTGGAGGAAGCCAAGGCGCCCGAACTATCAACGAGAGTATAGACGGAGGATTAACCACTCTTGTCAATGCTGGGTATCAAGTAGTTTGGCAAACAGGAAAGCTTTATATCGACAGGGCCCGTACAACAGCCGATGTATTCAAGGGCAAAGTATTTGTTTCCGACTTTATTTATGAAATGGATTTGGCCTATGCTGTAGCCGATATTGTGGTGTCGAGGGCTGGAGCTTTATCGGTATCTGAACTGTGCTTGGCGGGTAAGCCTTCTATTTTGGTACCTTTACCAACTGCCGCCGAAGACCACCAAACTATGAATGCTTTGAGTTTGGTGAATAACGATGCAGCTATTTTGGTAAAAGATATTCATGCTCGTGAAGAACTGGTAAAAGCTACGATAGCATTGCTACAAAACCAAGCAAAACAGCAAGAGTTAGCCACCAATATTCTGAAATTAGCAAAACCCGAAGCGGCTCATGAAATAGCTACGCAGGTGTTGCAGTTAATAAAATAA
- a CDS encoding Gfo/Idh/MocA family oxidoreductase has product MINVALVGFGLSGRFLQAPFIIANPNFHLKTIVTSNPLAQQLFPTAKVVSSLDEVLSDETIDLVSIASPNATHYEYAKQTLLANKHVLVEKPLASGSAEIMALIDLAKVQKKVLSVFQNRRFDSDFLTVKKVIEGGLLGDIVSLEIRYDRFKPMLNPKKWKETVSPGSGIIYDLGPHIIDQAIVLYGTPQRVWGQTYCQRAGSQIDDAFDIYLNYGSFNVKLSSSLLVREESPRYAIHGTKGSFVKYGIDMQEDHLKAGLLPGMDGFGHEPQANRGRINSSINGCHIQGTVETEVGNWGLLFQNLYEAIAEGKELYIKPEEVLVQLEIIETVKQS; this is encoded by the coding sequence ATGATTAATGTTGCATTAGTAGGTTTTGGGCTTTCGGGGCGTTTTTTGCAAGCACCCTTTATCATAGCCAACCCTAATTTTCATCTGAAAACCATTGTTACGTCTAATCCGCTAGCCCAACAACTATTTCCGACAGCAAAGGTAGTGAGTAGCCTAGACGAAGTATTGAGCGACGAAACCATCGACTTGGTGAGTATTGCTAGCCCTAATGCAACACACTATGAATATGCCAAACAAACACTTTTAGCCAATAAACACGTACTTGTTGAAAAACCTTTGGCATCGGGTAGTGCAGAAATAATGGCCTTGATTGATTTGGCAAAAGTGCAAAAAAAAGTACTTTCTGTATTTCAAAATAGACGCTTTGATTCTGATTTTCTCACTGTTAAGAAAGTGATTGAAGGTGGTTTATTAGGCGATATTGTATCACTCGAAATCCGATACGATAGATTTAAGCCTATGCTAAATCCTAAAAAATGGAAAGAAACGGTATCGCCAGGAAGCGGTATTATCTATGATTTAGGCCCACATATTATCGACCAAGCTATTGTATTATATGGGACTCCTCAGCGGGTTTGGGGACAAACCTACTGCCAAAGAGCAGGTTCGCAAATTGATGATGCCTTTGATATTTATTTAAACTATGGCTCGTTTAATGTAAAATTGTCGTCGAGCTTATTGGTTAGAGAAGAAAGCCCCAGATATGCTATTCATGGAACAAAGGGCTCTTTTGTGAAGTATGGAATAGATATGCAAGAAGACCATCTAAAGGCAGGTTTGTTGCCAGGGATGGACGGCTTTGGCCATGAACCCCAAGCAAATCGAGGACGTATCAACTCATCAATTAATGGGTGCCATATTCAAGGAACTGTAGAAACCGAAGTGGGCAATTGGGGCTTACTATTTCAAAATCTATACGAAGCAATAGCCGAAGGAAAAGAATTGTATATTAAGCCCGAAGAGGTGCTTGTGCAATTAGAAATTATAGAAACCGTAAAGCAATCTTAG
- a CDS encoding CYTH domain-containing protein → MGFEIERKFLVDASLWDIAEKPSPQSLKQGYITNDPAKTVRVRATNTEGFITIKGKSIGIGRAEYEYSIPLYEAQELLEGFTQNNIEKLRYTLDYEGKIWEVDVFLGDNQGLIVAEIELLSEDETFLKPSWISTEVTNDVRYYNARLSTNPYKNWGK, encoded by the coding sequence ATGGGATTTGAAATAGAGAGAAAGTTTTTAGTAGATGCGTCGTTATGGGATATTGCTGAAAAACCTAGTCCTCAATCCTTAAAACAAGGCTATATTACTAACGACCCAGCCAAAACTGTCCGAGTAAGAGCTACCAATACCGAAGGCTTTATTACCATAAAAGGCAAATCAATAGGTATTGGTCGGGCTGAGTACGAATATTCGATTCCATTGTACGAAGCCCAGGAGTTGCTGGAGGGTTTTACCCAAAACAATATAGAAAAGCTTCGCTACACCCTCGATTATGAAGGTAAAATATGGGAGGTAGATGTATTTTTGGGAGATAACCAAGGGCTGATTGTTGCTGAAATAGAATTACTATCGGAAGACGAAACGTTTTTAAAACCCTCATGGATAAGTACAGAAGTTACCAACGATGTACGCTATTATAATGCCCGACTAAGTACCAATCCGTATAAAAATTGGGGTAAGTAG